The Mycoplasmopsis gallinacea genome includes a window with the following:
- a CDS encoding restriction endonuclease subunit S, which yields MKLFEGLFINNFEKVKFQDYAVFVRGLTYKKSEETQDLDGTPIIRADNILLNNSNLDLSNMKLINKNVNIPDNKKASKDDILMCISSGSKTHVGKIAYVNEDLNIPFGGFIAAIRTKSKLLNNKYLYYVLNSNIFKDHLSFSLNSTTINNINSHIINTLSFPLPPLELQNKIVEILDKFTEYSAELKAELKARDEQYRFYRDKLLSNNNLSNDINFFSKKLSEIAEINIGKQPSKEDISENGLYPYMNGGINKSSNAKNFNNIKNTIIVSQGGSNAGYVQWMYEDFYQGSHCYSLKVTSKQILNRFLFFYLKSNQDKIFNLVQGSGIPGLKKTSLSSLTVLIPSIRTQEKIVKVLDNFESICKDLNIGLPAEEAKRQQQYEYYRDAIFKYLETGIIDNKGIGERERERESGLIKIIEFIFNKTIYLIAKLSNCAQMSSGQFIKAQDRSEEFIYPFYNGGRNNSGYHNEYNREGENILISIRGVNAGATNYINDKFWLGNSCVSIQTNKEFDPLFIYFYLTNNINSLLISKDDGAIPAISMTDIRNIDIPIIPLHKQKEISTKIKSFYEFVNDLKLGLPKLIQLTQIQYEYYRDGIFKFLENKSNNTVK from the coding sequence AATAACTCTAATCTTGATTTAAGCAATATGAAACTTATTAACAAAAATGTTAATATACCAGATAATAAAAAAGCATCAAAAGATGATATTTTAATGTGCATAAGTTCTGGTTCTAAAACACATGTAGGGAAAATTGCTTATGTAAATGAAGATTTAAATATTCCTTTTGGCGGTTTTATTGCTGCGATTAGAACTAAAAGCAAATTATTAAATAATAAATACTTGTATTATGTTTTAAATTCTAATATTTTTAAAGATCATTTATCTTTTTCACTTAATTCTACAACAATAAATAATATAAATTCACACATAATTAATACCTTGTCATTTCCTCTTCCTCCTTTAGAACTTCAAAACAAAATAGTTGAAATTCTTGATAAATTTACCGAGTATTCAGCGGAGCTGAAGGCGGAGCTGAAGGCGAGGGACGAGCAATATAGATTTTATAGAGACAAATTGTTATCAAATAACAATTTGTCAAACGACATTAATTTTTTTAGCAAAAAATTAAGCGAAATCGCAGAAATAAATATTGGTAAACAACCTTCTAAAGAAGATATTTCAGAAAATGGGTTATATCCATATATGAATGGTGGTATTAACAAAAGTTCTAACGCTAAAAACTTTAATAATATTAAAAATACAATCATTGTAAGTCAAGGCGGATCAAATGCTGGTTATGTTCAATGAATGTATGAAGATTTTTACCAAGGATCCCATTGTTATTCATTAAAAGTCACTTCTAAACAGATATTGAATAGATTCTTATTTTTCTATTTAAAATCTAATCAAGATAAAATATTCAATTTGGTTCAAGGTAGTGGAATACCGGGGCTCAAAAAGACATCTTTATCTTCATTAACAGTTTTAATCCCCTCAATTCGAACTCAAGAAAAAATAGTTAAAGTTCTTGATAATTTTGAATCTATTTGTAAAGATTTAAATATTGGTCTACCTGCTGAAGAAGCTAAAAGGCAACAGCAATACGAGTATTATCGAGATGCAATTTTCAAATACCTTGAAACTGGAATTATAGATAATAAAGGTATTGGAGAGAGAGAGAGAGAGAGAGAGAGCGGATTAATTAAAATTATTGAATTTATATTCAATAAGACAATCTATTTAATCGCTAAACTTTCAAATTGTGCACAGATGAGTTCTGGACAATTCATTAAAGCACAAGATCGTTCAGAAGAATTTATTTATCCATTTTACAATGGTGGGAGAAATAATTCTGGTTATCACAATGAATATAATAGAGAAGGCGAAAATATTCTTATTTCAATAAGAGGTGTTAATGCAGGTGCTACTAACTACATCAATGATAAATTCTGATTAGGTAACTCTTGCGTATCTATTCAAACTAATAAAGAATTTGATCCTTTATTTATCTACTTCTACTTAACTAACAACATAAATTCTTTATTAATTAGCAAAGATGACGGAGCTATTCCTGCTATTTCAATGACAGATATTAGAAATATAGATATACCCATTATTCCTTTACATAAACAAAAAGAAATTTCAACCAAAATAAAATCCTTCTATGAATTCGTGAACGATTTAAAATTAGGGCTTCCTAAATTGATTCAACTTACTCAAATTCAATATGAATATTATCGTGATGGTATCTTTAAATTCTTAGAAAACAAGTCAAATAACACTGTAAAATAG
- the fba gene encoding class II fructose-1,6-bisphosphate aldolase, with amino-acid sequence MALVNAKEMLRKAKEGKYAVPHININNLEWAKAVLLTAEAEKSPVIVATSEGAVKYMGGFDVVAGMVSGLMKDLNITVPVALHLDHGSYDGVLKAIKTGVYTSVMFDGSHFPFEENYAKTKELVELAKANNMSFEAEVGTIGGEEDGIVGDGEFADPKEAKMMADLGIDVLAAGIGNIHGPYPTSWKSLSFETLSEISAAAGIGIVLHGGSGIPTDQIKKAISLGITKINVNTELQQANHKALREYILSGKDLEGKNFDPRKLYKPGYDAMCETVKAKIHEFGSNNKA; translated from the coding sequence ATGGCATTAGTAAATGCAAAAGAAATGCTTAGAAAAGCTAAAGAAGGTAAATATGCAGTTCCTCACATTAACATTAACAACTTAGAATGAGCAAAAGCTGTACTTCTTACAGCTGAAGCTGAAAAATCACCTGTTATTGTTGCAACAAGTGAAGGTGCTGTTAAATACATGGGTGGATTTGATGTGGTAGCAGGAATGGTTTCAGGTCTTATGAAAGACTTAAACATTACAGTTCCAGTTGCTCTTCACTTAGATCATGGTTCATACGATGGTGTTTTAAAAGCTATTAAAACAGGTGTTTATACATCAGTTATGTTCGATGGATCACACTTCCCATTTGAAGAAAACTACGCAAAAACAAAAGAATTAGTAGAACTTGCTAAGGCTAACAACATGTCATTTGAAGCCGAAGTTGGAACAATTGGTGGTGAAGAAGATGGTATTGTTGGTGATGGTGAATTCGCTGATCCAAAAGAAGCTAAAATGATGGCTGACTTAGGAATTGATGTTCTTGCAGCTGGAATTGGAAACATCCACGGTCCATACCCTACATCATGAAAATCACTTAGCTTTGAAACTCTTTCAGAAATTTCAGCAGCTGCTGGAATTGGAATCGTGCTTCACGGTGGAAGCGGAATTCCTACAGATCAAATCAAAAAAGCTATTAGCTTAGGAATTACAAAAATTAACGTTAACACAGAACTTCAACAAGCAAACCACAAAGCTTTAAGAGAATACATTCTTAGTGGTAAAGATCTTGAAGGTAAAAACTTTGATCCAAGAAAACTTTACAAACCAGGATATGACGCAATGTGTGAAACAGTTAAAGCTAAAATTCACGAATTTGGTTCAAATAACAAAGCTTAA
- the rpoE gene encoding DNA-directed RNA polymerase subunit delta: MKTMLEHAIDFIHRENNHEFSFYEIFDYVQEKMQDQWNEKFVSDSNSFESVRELKMGELYRIMTVDRRFARTADGNWISNEAN; encoded by the coding sequence ATGAAAACAATGTTAGAGCACGCAATTGATTTTATTCATCGTGAAAACAATCATGAATTTTCTTTTTACGAAATTTTTGATTATGTCCAAGAAAAAATGCAAGATCAATGAAATGAAAAATTCGTTTCAGATAGTAACTCATTTGAATCTGTTAGAGAATTAAAAATGGGTGAATTATATAGAATAATGACAGTAGATCGTAGATTTGCAAGAACCGCTGATGGTAATTGAATTTCTAATGAAGCTAACTAA